A single region of the Oreochromis niloticus isolate F11D_XX linkage group LG19, O_niloticus_UMD_NMBU, whole genome shotgun sequence genome encodes:
- the znf593 gene encoding zinc finger protein 593, which translates to MGKSKQTRNHNNGKKKNIAKTWKTKRRTKDLDQIHSDMKPETAAKLLHQEVDYDVTGCAQHYCLHCARYFVDMRSLKEHFKTKVHKKRLKQLREEPYTQEEAERAAGMGSYIPPKIIEVKTQPLEEDME; encoded by the exons ATGGGGAAGTCCAAGCAAACCCGAAACCACAACaatggcaagaagaagaacattGCAAAGACCTGGAAGACAAAGCGCAGGACCAAAGACCTGGATCAGATCCACTCAGACATGAAGCCTGAGACAGCTGCTAAACTGCTGCATCAGGAGGTTGACTACGATGTAACCGGATGTGCACAACACTACTGCTTACACTGCGC GAGATATTTTGTGGATATGAGATCCTTGAAAGAGCACTTCAAAACTAAAGTGCATAAAAAACG ACTGAAGCAGCTCAGAGAAGAGCCCTACACCCAGGAAGAGGCAGAGAGAGCAGCAGGCATGGGCTCATACATCCCTCCAAAAATTATTGAAGTGAAGACCCAACCATTAGAGGAGGACATGGAATGA